One Phaseolus vulgaris cultivar G19833 chromosome 4, P. vulgaris v2.0, whole genome shotgun sequence DNA window includes the following coding sequences:
- the LOC137838825 gene encoding uncharacterized protein, whose protein sequence is MQIFVESLDKGICDAIENDHFIPKLEKDGVSIEKPWSQWTDAKNKRAKFDCNAKSIITSALNSNEFFRVSQCRSSKEMWDTLEVTHERTNDVKKARKHTLIQEYEMFRMLKGESIADVQKRFTYIVNHLVSLGKVFDKEELNIKILKCLDRSWQPKVTTISESKDLTSSTTTFLFGKLREHELEMNRLKIQESEDKHVRNIALKNAKHKNNQVSSDESEGETLSFLSKKFSKFMKKNRNKDSNKERYDNKKTSDFNANNYTCYGCGEQGHIKTECPNKEKKSSKKEKKAK, encoded by the coding sequence ATGCagatctttgttgaatctcttgataaaggaatatgtgatgcaattgaaaatgaccaTTTTATTCCTAAGCTTGAAAAGGATGGTGTTTctattgaaaagccttggtcccaatggactgatgcaaaAAACAAAAGAGCAAAGTTTGATTGCAATGCAAAAAGTATTATCACCTCTGCCTTAAattctaatgagtttttcagggtctctcaatgcagatcttctaaggagatgtgggatactctagaggtaactcatgaaaGAACGAACGATGTAAAGAAGgcaaggaaacatactctaatccaagagtatgagatgtttagaatgctcaagGGAGAATCAATTGCGGATGTGCAAAAACGATTCACTTACATTGTCAATCATCTCGTGAGTCTTGGAAAGGtctttgacaaagaagagttGAATATCAAAAttctcaaatgtcttgatagatcttggcaacctaaagtTACGACTATCTCAGAATCAAAGGATTTGACATCTTCGACTACAACCttcttgtttggaaagcttagggagcatgagttggagatgaatagactcaagattcaagagagtgaagataagcatgtAAGAAACATTGCCTTGAAAAATGCCAAGCACAAGAACAATCAAGTTTCAAGTGATGAGAGTGAAGGAGAAACTCTTAGTTTTCTGTccaaaaagttcagcaaattcatGAAGAAGAATCGCAACAAAGACTCCAATAAAGAAAGGTATgacaacaagaaaactagtgattttaatgctaacaattatacttgctaTGGTTGTGGAGAGCAGGGGCACATAAAGACTGAATGCCCAAATAAAGAGAAGAAGTcgagcaagaaggaaaagaaagcaaaataa